From Parasteatoda tepidariorum isolate YZ-2023 chromosome 1, CAS_Ptep_4.0, whole genome shotgun sequence, one genomic window encodes:
- the LOC107450129 gene encoding zinc finger protein 596: MEIDTLQDYEYQQERPHGCDICGKRFKKGNQLRQHLIIHKPPDKRPYSCYICERTFNRSHHLKLHVIAHTKQSPFRCDICGRGCNQMSNLRRHMQTHESERNHACRYCGKTYVEEATLQKHLLKHTQKSVYQCDSCDKTFYKAGNLEKHALMHNTDKTYMCNICKKGFIRESSLKQHLVTHTEDEPHVCDVCGRRFRRLGNFENHLITHTGYTPHVCDICGKKFLQIGSYRRHLRNHNEGFKEATRIKLEGRNDHDMYLLQDDDEDNIIDDEESSNLMSPEVSIREFDSDNIVLNSMEGETLMIGEPDGQGNVTVIGSACSMEDIQNLGQDGKEYYLIEVKDCSSDNGESKVFV; encoded by the coding sequence ATGGAAATTGATACATTGCAAGACTATGAATATCAACAAGAACGTCCTCATGGCTGTGACATTTGCGGCAAAAGATTCAAGAAAGGAAATCAACTAAGGCAACATCTTATTATTCATAAGCCCCCCGACAAGCGTCCTTACAGTTGCTACATTTGTGAACGAACATTTAATAGATCACATCATTTGAAATTGCACGTTATCGCCCACACGAAGCAGAGTCCTTTCAGATGCGACATATGTGGCCGTGGCTGCAACCAGATGAGCAATCTCAGGCGTCACATGCAGACCCACGAGTCGGAAAGAAACCATGCCTGTCGATATTGCGGTAAAACCTATGTTGAGGAAGCCACTCTCCAGAAACACTTACTGAAGCACACGCAGAAAAGTGTTTACCAGTGTGACTCGTGCGATAAGACCTTTTACAAAGCTGGCAACTTGGAAAAGCACGCCTTAATGCACAACACAGACAAAACTTACATGTGCAATATATGCAAGAAAGGTTTCATTAGGGAAAGTAGCTTAAAACAGCATCTGGTTACCCACACCGAGGACGAACCGCACGTATGTGACGTGTGCGGGCGTCGGTTCCGGCGACTGGGTAACTTTGAAAACCATCTCATAACTCACACTGGGTACACGCCTCACGTGTGTGACATATGTGGTAAAAAGTTCTTACAGATTGGAAGCTATAGGCGTCACTTGCGCAACCACAATGAAGGTTTCAAAGAAGCCACGCGTATCAAACTGGAGGGCAGAAACGATCACGATATGTATCTCTTACAGGATGACGATGAGGATAATATCATTGATGATGAGGAGAGCTCTAACTTGATGTCTCCTGAAGTATCGATAAGAGAATTTGACAGTGATAATATTGTGTTGAATTCAATGGAGGGAGAGACGCTTATGATTGGTGAACCTGATGGACAGGGAAACGTGACTGTTATTGGTTCGGCTTGCTCTATGGAAGATATTCAGAATCTCGGGCAAGACggaaaagaatattatttgattGAAGTGAAAGATTGTTCTTCAGATAATGGAGAATCCAAAGTATTTGTATAA
- the LOC107450128 gene encoding inactive selenide, water dikinase-like protein — translation MDAPQLYLASVELEVSNTPWCVRSQFDPVAHGLDASFRLTKFAEMRGUGCKVPQEALNKLLEGLDQDGYISDVGEQFMQVPVTRVGIGMDCSVTPTRHGLSLVQTTDYFYPLCDDPYLMGRITCANVLSDLYAMGVTDCDNMLMLLAVSNKMTTIERDVVIPIMMKGFKDCANEAGTNVTGGQTILNPWLTIGGVASSVCQQNDFIVPDNAVVGDVLVLTKPLGTQIAVSAYQWLDVPERWNRIKLVITKSDVEKAYQRAIDVMARLNRVASRLMHKYNAHGATDITGFGLLGHAQNLAKIQKNEVSFVIHNLPVIAKMAAIAKACGSTFQLLQGHSVETSGGLLICLPREQAAAYCKEIEKQEGFSAWIIGIVEKGNRNARIIDRPRVIEVPSKEKDGELW, via the coding sequence ATGGATGCTCCACAACTCTACTTAGCATCAGTGGAACTGGAAGTTAGTAATACACCATGGTGTGTTCGTAGTCAATTTGATCCTGTCGCTCATGGTTTAGACGCCTCATTCCGCCTTACTAAGTTTGCAGAGATGCGAGGATGAGGGTGTAAAGTCCCCCAGGAAGCCTTAAATAAGCTCCTGGAGGGGCTAGATCAAGATGGTTACATTTCCGATGTCGGTGAGCAATTTATGCAAGTACCTGTCACTAGGGTCGGCATTGGTATGGACTGTAGTGTCACTCCTACGAGGCATGGCTTATCTCTAGTACAGACAACCGATTACTTTTACCCGCTCTGTGATGATCCCTACTTGATGGGACGGATCACGTGCGCGAATGTTCTCAGTGACTTGTACGCCATGGGTGTTACAGATTGTGACAATATGTTGATGCTCCTTGCTGTCAGTAATAAGATGACCACCATTGAGAGGGACGTTGTCATTCCTATAATGATGAAAGGGTTTAAAGATTGTGCAAATGAAGCGGGAACTAATGTGACGGGAGGTCAAACCATTCTCAATCCTTGGCTGACGATAGGTGGGGTTGCTTCTTCTGTGTGTCAACAGAATGATTTCATTGTTCCTGACAACGCCGTGGTGGGAGATGTTTTAGTCTTGACGAAACCACTGGGCACTCAAATCGCTGTGAGTGCCTATCAGTGGTTGGACGTGCCCGAGAGGTGGAACAGAATCAAATTGGTAATCACGAAGAGTGACGTCGAAAAAGCATATCAGAGGGCCATTGACGTCATGGCACGCCTTAATCGAGTAGCCTCTCGCCTCATGCACAAATACAACGCCCACGGAGCGACGGACATCACCGGTTTCGGACTTCTTGGTCATGCACAAAATCTCgctaaaatccaaaaaaatgaaGTGTCTTTTGTAATCCATAATCTTCCTGTCATTGCGAAAATGGCAGCTATCGCTAAAGCCTGTGGTAGTACCTTTCAACTATTGCAAGGACATTCTGTAGAGACCTCCGGGGGTCTTTTAATCTGTTTGCCGCGCGAGCAGGCGGCTGCGTACTGCAAAGAAATCGAAAAACAAGAGGGCTTTTCCGCTTGGATTATCGGTATCGTCGAGAAAGGCAATCGCAACGCTAGGATCATCGACCGGCCGAGGGTGATCGAAGTACCTTCTAAAGAAAAAGACGGAGAGCTTTGGTGA